The window TCGAGCCCGAAAATGACGGCCCGGAGCACGATGAGGACTAGAGCGGCAGCAAGGACACACGATCTGGAGCGCTGCTTGCCCTGGAATTATTGACGACGCTCTAAAGGCGGTGATGCCTGTCTCAATCTGCCAAGCTCGCCTCAACAAGCCTGTTCCATTCGCCGGTAACTTTAGCGCGCGAAAACTGTGTTTGGTAGGTTTCAAAGCAACGCTGCTGGATACTGGCCAAGGTTTTTGGATGGTTTGAGGCTTCTTCCAGCTGGCTAGCCACCAGATCAAGCGTTTCCGGTGTCAGTGTCCAACCTATATCGTAGCGATCAATCCAATTGGCGATCGCGCTGTCCTGCGGACCCGCGTAGAGCACCGGCCGGCCCGTCGCCAAACTACCGAAGAACTTGGACGGAACGGCAACGCCGGACCATTCCGGGAAGAGGCTGGCCATATGGATGTCAGCGCTCCCCAGCCTCTTCTCAAGCATCTCAATTGGCGCGAACCCGGCAAACGAGATGTTGGTGTCCTCTTCAGTCACCGCCGCTTTAAGGGCATCCGCCCTATTGCCTCGGACTGCGAAGCAAAAATGGATATCGGGTCGATGCCTCAACCGTCGCGCAAGGCGTAATATCTGCTCATGGTCGTGCGCTTCGCCGAAATTGCCGGAATAAAGGACGCCAACTCGGGCGTCTCCGAAAAGCTCGCGGCGAACCTCTGCGTCTTGGCTAGTGGGCTGCTCCGGCTCGACCAGCGCCCATGGCGTGAGCTCGAGCTCGCGCGCACCGTGGTCGTACAACCTCAGTAGGCGCCGCATGCACACGCCAATGTCGACGATGGCGTCATACCTGCGGTAAGCCATGCGCATTGCGGCTTTCACAGCTTTGAGCGCTGCGGAAGTTTGAGCGACCGTACCCGACACTTCCGCTGCTTCCGGGTGCAAGTCAAAGCACCAATGAACCAGCTTGATGTTTGGCGCGAGAAGCCGCAGCGGGATCGCCACGAGAGCACCGAACATCGGGTCTGTTCCTACAATGACGAGATCAGGCCTCCGGCTCTGTGGGCGAAGGGCCAAACCGGTCCATTTGGCGATCATCCAACAGGAATTCGCGAGCCGTCCAAAGAAGGACGCCTGCCGGAAACGGGGGCGGCTCACTCGGTTGTACGTAACCCCGTTATGCACCTCATGGCGGCGATAGGTTTTGGTTTCATCGCGGCATCCGCGGTTGCACGGTAGCGCCTCGACCAACCAACCTTGGGCTGTAAGGTCCTCGGCAAGCCCATCCAGATGCTGC is drawn from Pseudomonadota bacterium and contains these coding sequences:
- a CDS encoding glycosyltransferase family 4 protein; amino-acid sequence: MQARRKVAILYHFMHPDDVVSAQHLDGLAEDLTAQGWLVEALPCNRGCRDETKTYRRHEVHNGVTYNRVSRPRFRQASFFGRLANSCWMIAKWTGLALRPQSRRPDLVIVGTDPMFGALVAIPLRLLAPNIKLVHWCFDLHPEAAEVSGTVAQTSAALKAVKAAMRMAYRRYDAIVDIGVCMRRLLRLYDHGARELELTPWALVEPEQPTSQDAEVRRELFGDARVGVLYSGNFGEAHDHEQILRLARRLRHRPDIHFCFAVRGNRADALKAAVTEEDTNISFAGFAPIEMLEKRLGSADIHMASLFPEWSGVAVPSKFFGSLATGRPVLYAGPQDSAIANWIDRYDIGWTLTPETLDLVASQLEEASNHPKTLASIQQRCFETYQTQFSRAKVTGEWNRLVEASLAD